The Rattus norvegicus strain BN/NHsdMcwi chromosome 2, GRCr8, whole genome shotgun sequence nucleotide sequence GTTAGTAGCTTTGCTATAATtatcctcatttaaaaaaaaaaccctttgaaaTACCATATCTACTCACTTATCCGGTCAGTTTGAAGTAAGAGTCAACTTCGTCTCAAGTAACGTGACACTGCACTTTCAGAGAAAGTGAGATGCACATAGTAAAACTACTGCTTAAGTTCTGTAAATGTGTTGTCCTTATTATTACGTCCTGAAGAGTAattgtttcattgtttgtttttgtgtggctTAGATTAACTAGCTACCTCTGTAAGAAGAATCTCAGAACATTTCTTAAGGCCCTACGATGCTTAGTACATCATGCTTAGTCTGAGGCAGGGACAAAAAGGCAAACGCTTGTAAGCTTTGTTATTAGTAACATATTAAAGAGAAAAGACATTTCAGTGTAGTTAGCCTTCCCCCAGTCAGCAAGTTGAATTCTAGTTGTTATGGATAAAAATGTGTGTGGTTGGATTTAAATGGAGATTTATTTCAGTCAACGCCTTAGCGTTGCAGACTGATTACAGAATCATATTTTGTTTTTAGCCATAACTAAAGTGTTTACAGATATACTGTGACATTTGTTAGAGAAAGAAAACTTGTCTATTTCATTAAAGCGCGTACACATCTTCAACGTCTGTTCatgggtatgtatatgtgctttaataaatataataagcaTATTAGTATCTGCATTGATTCTCAGATTTAAAATATAGCCATTACCCATCATCAATAAGTAATTTTGGAAATACCATCCTTAATGGCTGCTTAGCCTGCATAACTAACCTATATTATAGAGGAACCGTTATTTGTTTATACTTTTTTGCTGACACTCAAGTTCTGAGTTTTCACAGTTAAAAATGTTAGGATGAATAAATTGTGATGCAGATTTTAATGTACGTTTCTGACTTGCTTACAGGAATTTTTGCTAAGAAGATACATTGCTAGGTCAGAGAGTGTTCACAGCAGTTCAAGtctctgttgtgataaaacacttgaAGCAAAAGCCAGTTAAAGGGAGGGGGTCCCTGGCTCATGCTTCTAGATCACAGTTCGTCATTGAGGGAAGACAGGGTGGGATCTAAAACAGAAACCACGGAGTCTACCAGTCAGCTTACTCCATTGCTCATGCTTAGTTAGCTTTCTGATGTGGCCCAGGGATGGCCACATACCATCCGGGCAGTGTCCATGTTGttacccacccccatccccaattGAGCCTTCCTCACATAACTCTGGGCTTAGGCTATGTCACCTTGACAGAGGAAGCTAACTAGGACAGTGTCGGTGCATTTTCAACTCTCAAAACATACTTGCATTCTGGAAAAACCATATGAAGACCTTCTATAGTATCTGTAAACTCTTATTTCTTCAGTCCTTCCAGTACTGTCAGTACATAATACTTAATTCAGTGTCAAGTGATAGTTAAAGATCTTTGCCAATAAACGGAATTTAACTATCTAAAATGTGTATTTAATCAATGAGTTTAGCATGTAGTGGTCTCTATTGGCCATTTGGGTTAAATTTGTTAGTTTTCAGTTCATATAAAAAAATTtggcttttcaatttttttcagagACAACAAATATGTCATCTGAAGTGTTGCCAGCATCCATTGAGCCTCCTAATGTAGAAGGAAAGCCGGGCGCTAGTGACAGtgaggaggagagacagaagcagagagtggATGCAGAGGCCCAGCCAATATCTAAACGGCAACTGAAGAAGCTGATGAAACAGAGACTATGGGAAGAGCAGCGGGAACAGCGCAAGTGAGTACTTCAAAGCATGCGCTGTTTTTCTGAGAAATGGGGTATCAGGTCCTATTAGAAGCTGTCTGCCCTGAAACTGAAGTCATGACAAAATAAGGTTATGCATGTTTTTAGCTAACGCTGAGTTGCAATACTGATGAATTTAGACCCCGTCTTTTCTCACCTAAGACTGCCTGTGCAGCAGCAGACCTGCTAGGACAGCTCAGACTCCGTGCCCTAGGTCTGGGTAAAGCAACAACACAGGAAGGTCAACTTGTCCTGACATGGATGTGCCTAATACAGGAGTTCATGAAAGCATTTCTGTTAGGGCCAGTGTCTAAGGCCAAAATGTATAAGAGATTAGAAAAACTTggacttttatttttgttcttttagttaatttagtgaaattttctttttagtattCCTTGTGATATTGAACTAGAAAATCGTTTAGGGGCTGAGTTGTGAATAAATTCTTTATAAATCATAAGTTTTCTGAGTCTTATATGACACTAGTAATGAAACGATTGGATAATGAAGTTTTTCACTGAAGAAAGCTCTGTAGCTTTGCAGAGTCCTTTCTTGAAATGTGCAGTTATTGTCTGGAGTAAATCAGGTTACGAAGGTCTGACCCTTTTCTCCCCACAGAAGGGATATGTCACACAACCATGACtactttaaaatgtaatttttgttTAATTGGAAGTTTTATGAATatctaaatatacaaataacaaaaTTGGTTGCTATTTTAGggaaaaacgaaaagaaaaacgcaagagaaagaaattagaacgACGGTGTCAGCTGGAGTCCAACTCAGATGGAAACGACAGGAAACGGATCCGAAGACACGTTGCTCCTAGCAACCTCCGCCTTATCATAGACTGCAGCTTTGATGACTTGATGGTGTTAAAGGTATCACGAGGTCCCTGTGTGACTAGGTTAAGTCCCTTCTATTTTCTTAAGTAATATTACAGATAATGTTTATATACTAGACTACATCGTAGTAAGATTTTCAAATTCTCTTACTCCTAAATTAAGTGCTTTGATATGTAtagcatatttatgtatatgtttttatatatgtagACAGACATTTACCCCACAGTTAGATAATAGAACTCAGTAACCACATATTAATTATAAAGATTATGGAGTTTCTTGATGGCACAAGTCTGTAATCCTATCTCTTCCATGACTGAGTCAGAGAACCTCAGAGTTTTAGGCCAACCTAAGATATAGCACATTTGAAGCAAGCCTGGACTACTTAGTGAGATAtgatctcaaaaaaattttttttttttttggagctggggaccgaacccagggccttgcgtttgctaggcaagcgctctaccactgagctaaatccccaaccccgcgatctcaaaatttaaaacaaaaactctgTAGCATGGCTGGAGAAACAGATCTCAGGTAAGAGCACTCAtcggtcttgcagaggacccaggcttggctCCCAGTGTGGACATACTGACTCaatcatctgcaactccagtttcagggcaactgacccctcttctgacctccacaggcactgcacaaacatgttgtacatacatgtatccaggtacacacatacacacacacacacagtttgtttTAAATCTGGCATTTTAGCAATGCCATTTAGGGTAAAGTCTGGAAATAGCatgattcttaaaaaaaaaaaaaaaaggttttgttgttgtctgttAAACCAACATTATTAGCATTTTGAATAGATAAAAACTTCAAAAGGACATGAGAATTACAGAGCATTATCTTTACATGtagtaattttgctagtgtttgGGAAAATTAAGTGAAAGTTATCACAATGgcattacattttaaaagaaagatttttgCCTGTCTGGCCATTTCTTTTGCTTGTACTGTTCCTGTAATACCATAGAAGGCCTTAGATGACTTTGACGACTCTCCTTTTTAAATTGTGCTATTCTATAGGATATTAAGAAACTTCACAAACAGATTCAACGATGTTATGCAGAGAACCGCCGCGCATCACATCCCGTTCAGGTGTGTGAAGGGTTAGGGAGGCTCTGCTTGCTTTCCCATCTCCCATGACAAGAAGCATGAGTGGCTCCACTGGCCCCTCCCTGACAGGCTTAGGCGCCTGTGTCATGCTTGACTTTTCCTACAAGAATATGTAGGACATGAGTGTCGTTCCCAGACGCCCGCTCACCAGCCTCATCCACTGCTGTGTAGTGTTGGCTGCCTTTGTTTAGATGTGCGCCTGTTTTCACAGCAGTTTCTCCGCTTTCGTTCCTTCCAGCTGTGGGAAGTGGCAGAAGCGGGGAAGTAGGCTGCCACTGCCTGTTTGTACAGCAGGGCCTCTTAGATGTGTGTCACATTTCCTTTTGAGCCACTGACAGTTCTGAGAAGCGTTTGTTAGTTAGAGAGCGACTGTGGACACTACTTGATGGCTACTGTGAATGCCACCTTGTGACATGAAGATCCAGGAACTCCCCGTGGATGTTAACCAAGTGGAAGCAGCATGGGACTGGGCTTTTATATGATTTTATACCCTACTCGAGTGAGCTATAAAGGAGATGTCAGGGAAGGGGCAACAGCAGCAAAAATAAAGATCTTATCAAGGCTTTTGGATACGTCTTTTTTAGAAACACCTTCCCGGGGGGATGTATGAGAGCTCGATGAAAACCAGGGAGTCTGCAGGGTGCTCACCAGTGCAGGCAGATCATAACCGCTCAGCCAGCGGGTAGAGAGGAAATGCAGGGGCCATGCTGGAGCTGATGGGTTGAGGAGACCCCACCTAACGGGCCCTTTTTCCTGCTGTGTCAGGCACTCAGAGTCTATCACAGTTATTTTTCTCTAGCTCAGTGAAAACTACTTTGTGCTTCCCTGGTGATGAGGGGATAAAATGGTGAACTGactggactttttcttttttctctgcctACTAATTGCTCATCAGTTTTACTTGACAAGCCATGGAGGCCAACTGAAGAAGAACATGGATGAGAATGACCAAGGATGGGTCAACTGGAAGGTAGGAGACAGTCCAGGTTCTTCTAAGCTCCTAAAAGGCCTTTTTGCTTTACCTAAGTTCTCAGTAACAGTATGCTACAAAACTCTGGGTACCGTTGTACCATGTCTGAAGTTACAAGGGCGGAAGCTGAAGAAGAGACTGATGTGTCTGCTCATGTATATGCCCTCTCATTTGTCTTGGCTGCTACATTAGAGCCACTCCTA carries:
- the Trmt10a gene encoding tRNA methyltransferase 10 homolog A isoform X1; translation: METTNMSSEVLPASIEPPNVEGKPGASDSEEERQKQRVDAEAQPISKRQLKKLMKQRLWEEQREQRKEKRKEKRKRKKLERRCQLESNSDGNDRKRIRRHVAPSNLRLIIDCSFDDLMVLKDIKKLHKQIQRCYAENRRASHPVQFYLTSHGGQLKKNMDENDQGWVNWKDIHIKSEHYSELIKKEDLVYLTSDSPNVLKDLDESKAYVIGGLVDHNHHKGLTFKQASSYGIKHAQLPLAEFVKMNSRKVLAVNHVFEIILEFLETGDWQEAFFTILPPRKGAVPAHKACESSPQDHQALPGGWDSAIEGEHGRDDPGSPHKEQQGQQSSSVSAVSPDPQ